One window from the genome of Candidatus Binataceae bacterium encodes:
- the pfp gene encoding diphosphate--fructose-6-phosphate 1-phosphotransferase gives MQHGGNKHETLAILVGGGPAPGINGVIASATIEAIKSGLRVIGLMDGYRWLAEGDGSHTVELGIEQVSRIHFNGGSILRTSRTNPARDEATLSRAIAALEALGVRYLVCIGGDDTTWGAAKIAERTRGRLGVATVPKTIDNDLPLPENAPTFGFETARTVGASIIEALMEDARTTRRWYLAVSMGRKSGSLALSMCKSAGATLAVIPEEFRGESFDLGQVVDTIVGAIIKRRAGGRDDGVAVIAEGIVERMDKSSLPTSPLAQADAYGHLSIADIPLAIVLRDRVRAALKQLGIDVTVVAKDIGYELRCAKPLPFDAEYTRTLGYGAVRYLLGGGSGALIAIAGGRVTPVEFSDLVDGATGRVRVRLVDVSTESYQVARSYMIRLEPRDFDEPALSMLARHAHLSTDEFKARFLPTVESTVP, from the coding sequence ATGCAGCACGGCGGTAACAAGCATGAGACGCTCGCGATCCTGGTCGGCGGCGGGCCCGCGCCCGGCATCAACGGCGTCATCGCCTCGGCCACCATCGAGGCGATCAAAAGCGGCCTGCGCGTGATCGGCCTGATGGACGGCTACCGATGGCTGGCCGAGGGCGACGGCTCGCACACGGTTGAACTCGGCATCGAGCAGGTCAGCCGCATCCACTTCAACGGCGGCTCGATCCTGCGCACCTCGCGCACCAACCCCGCGCGCGACGAGGCCACGCTCAGCCGCGCGATCGCGGCGCTCGAGGCGCTCGGCGTGCGCTACCTGGTATGCATCGGCGGCGACGACACCACTTGGGGCGCGGCCAAGATCGCCGAGCGCACCCGCGGCAGGCTCGGCGTCGCCACCGTGCCCAAGACGATAGACAACGATCTCCCGCTGCCCGAAAACGCGCCGACCTTCGGCTTCGAAACCGCGCGCACCGTCGGCGCCAGCATCATCGAGGCGCTGATGGAGGACGCGCGCACCACCCGGCGCTGGTACCTGGCGGTCTCGATGGGGCGCAAGTCGGGCTCGCTCGCGCTCAGCATGTGCAAATCGGCCGGCGCCACGCTCGCGGTAATTCCCGAGGAGTTCCGCGGCGAGAGCTTTGACCTCGGCCAGGTCGTTGACACGATCGTCGGCGCGATCATCAAGCGGCGCGCGGGCGGGCGCGACGACGGCGTCGCGGTGATCGCCGAGGGCATCGTCGAGCGCATGGACAAGAGCAGCCTGCCCACTTCGCCCCTCGCCCAGGCCGACGCCTACGGCCACCTGAGCATCGCCGACATCCCGCTCGCTATCGTGCTGCGCGACCGCGTGCGCGCCGCGCTCAAGCAGCTCGGCATCGACGTGACCGTGGTCGCCAAGGACATCGGCTACGAGCTGCGATGCGCCAAGCCGCTGCCGTTCGACGCCGAGTACACGCGCACGCTGGGCTACGGCGCGGTGCGCTATCTGCTGGGCGGTGGCTCCGGCGCGCTCATCGCGATCGCGGGCGGGCGGGTGACGCCGGTGGAGTTCAGCGACCTGGTCGATGGCGCCACCGGGCGCGTCCGCGTGCGCCTGGTCGACGTCTCGACCGAGTCCTACCAGGTCGCGCGCTCCTACATGATCCGGCTCGAGCCGCGCGACTTCGACGAGCCCGCGCTCTCGATGCTGGCGCGCCACGCCCATCTCTCGACCGACGAGTTCAAGGCGCGTTTTCTGCCCACGGTGGAATCGACGGTGCCGTAG
- a CDS encoding VOC family protein, with the protein MKLERLDHFGIEVTDLGRAERFYTEVLGLSVVRHLGDQVLLDCGGQNLALFRIARAPLAAAERRARIEHPLGRGHHAFRVSRADFAAAPARLAAAGVECAPPIDWGDHDCMYFLDPDGNLLEMVSYRD; encoded by the coding sequence ATGAAACTTGAGCGGCTGGATCATTTCGGCATCGAGGTCACCGACCTTGGGCGCGCCGAGCGCTTCTACACCGAGGTCCTCGGCCTCAGCGTCGTCCGGCACCTGGGCGACCAGGTGCTGCTCGATTGCGGCGGGCAGAACCTTGCGCTCTTCCGTATCGCGCGCGCGCCGCTTGCCGCGGCCGAGCGCCGCGCGCGCATTGAGCATCCGCTTGGCCGCGGCCATCACGCATTCCGCGTAAGCCGCGCCGACTTCGCCGCCGCGCCCGCGCGGCTCGCCGCGGCGGGCGTCGAGTGCGCGCCGCCGATCGACTGGGGCGATCACGACTGCATGTACTTTCTCGATCCCGACGGCAACCTGCTCGAGATGGTGAGCTACCGCGATTGA
- a CDS encoding carbon starvation CstA family protein — protein sequence MKTLRIVVWSAVAALGAAGLALIALARGEEQPGALWFVIAAVCIYAVGYRFYSRFIAERVLELDDAHPTPAVRLNNGRDYVPTPRWITFGHHFAAIAGPGPLVGPVLAAQFGYLPSTLWIVIGAVLGGCVQDFVILGYSLKRDGRSLGKMARDEIGPVGGLVALVGVLLIMVILIAVLGLVVINAMKHSTWATSTVAATVPIAMLVGVYMTHLRPGRFVEASVIGVALILLAVVAGRWVGEASWGHYFAMDAPHLAVWIIGYGFAASVLPIWLLLAPRDYLSAFIKIGTIVALALGIVAMHPPTLMPALTRFTDGSGPIFGGKVFPFAFITVACGAISGFHSLISSGTTPKMLEREGDARMVGYGSMMMESFVAVMAMIAAIIIKPGVYFAINAPAGVVGTGAQACAKISAWGFPVSAAEMNRLAAAIGEQTLYARTGGAPSLAVGMAHIFAHSLGGEAVIALWYHFAIMFEALFILSTLDAGTRVARFMLQDLLGQLHPALANTGSYPNILLTSALIVGAWGYFLYFGTIDPLGGINSLWPLFGIANQMLATIALCVATSAMLRQGKGRYAWVTLAPLVWLVAVTMSAGVEKIFSAAPNVGFLAHAAGLAAQRALPTTGAAQAATMERLMWNDRIDALMTVLFIAVVLIILADSMRVWLGVALRRAAAHPAEEVAA from the coding sequence GTGAAGACACTACGCATCGTGGTCTGGAGCGCGGTCGCCGCGCTCGGCGCCGCCGGCCTTGCGCTGATCGCGCTGGCGCGCGGCGAGGAGCAGCCGGGCGCGCTCTGGTTCGTCATCGCCGCGGTCTGCATCTATGCCGTCGGCTACCGCTTCTACTCGCGCTTTATCGCCGAACGCGTGCTCGAGCTCGACGACGCCCATCCGACGCCGGCGGTACGGCTCAACAACGGGCGCGACTACGTGCCGACCCCGCGCTGGATCACCTTCGGCCATCACTTCGCCGCCATCGCCGGCCCCGGGCCGCTGGTCGGCCCTGTGCTCGCCGCGCAGTTCGGCTACTTGCCCTCGACGCTGTGGATCGTGATCGGCGCCGTGCTCGGCGGATGCGTGCAGGACTTCGTAATTCTGGGCTACTCGCTCAAGCGCGACGGTCGTTCGCTGGGCAAGATGGCGCGCGACGAGATCGGCCCCGTGGGCGGGCTGGTCGCGCTCGTCGGCGTGCTCCTGATCATGGTGATCTTGATCGCCGTGCTCGGCCTGGTCGTGATCAACGCGATGAAGCATAGCACGTGGGCGACCTCGACGGTGGCGGCGACGGTGCCGATCGCAATGCTGGTCGGGGTGTACATGACCCATCTGCGGCCGGGCCGCTTCGTCGAGGCCTCGGTGATCGGCGTCGCGCTCATCCTGCTCGCGGTAGTGGCCGGGCGCTGGGTGGGCGAGGCGAGCTGGGGCCACTACTTCGCGATGGACGCGCCGCATCTGGCGGTGTGGATCATCGGCTACGGCTTCGCCGCCTCGGTGCTGCCGATCTGGCTGCTGCTCGCGCCGCGCGACTATCTCTCGGCCTTCATCAAGATCGGCACTATCGTGGCGCTCGCGCTCGGCATCGTCGCGATGCATCCGCCGACCCTGATGCCGGCGCTGACCCGCTTCACCGACGGCAGCGGCCCGATCTTCGGCGGCAAGGTCTTCCCCTTCGCTTTTATCACGGTCGCCTGCGGCGCGATCTCGGGCTTCCATTCGCTGATCTCGTCGGGCACCACGCCCAAGATGCTCGAGCGCGAGGGCGACGCGCGGATGGTCGGTTACGGATCGATGATGATGGAGTCGTTCGTCGCGGTGATGGCGATGATCGCGGCGATCATCATCAAGCCCGGCGTGTATTTCGCGATCAACGCGCCGGCGGGCGTGGTGGGAACGGGCGCACAGGCGTGCGCGAAGATTTCGGCGTGGGGCTTCCCGGTCAGCGCCGCCGAGATGAACCGGCTGGCGGCCGCGATCGGCGAGCAGACGCTGTACGCGCGCACCGGCGGCGCGCCCTCGCTGGCGGTCGGGATGGCGCACATTTTCGCGCACTCGCTCGGCGGCGAGGCGGTGATTGCGCTGTGGTACCACTTCGCGATCATGTTCGAGGCGCTGTTCATCCTGAGCACGCTGGATGCCGGCACGCGGGTGGCGCGCTTCATGCTCCAGGACCTGCTCGGCCAGCTCCATCCGGCGCTCGCCAATACCGGCTCCTATCCGAATATCCTTCTGACCTCGGCGTTGATCGTCGGCGCGTGGGGCTATTTCCTGTACTTCGGCACGATCGATCCGCTGGGCGGGATCAACTCGCTGTGGCCGCTGTTCGGGATCGCCAACCAGATGCTGGCGACGATCGCGCTGTGCGTGGCGACCTCGGCGATGCTGCGCCAGGGCAAGGGGCGCTACGCATGGGTCACGCTGGCGCCGCTCGTCTGGCTGGTTGCGGTCACGATGAGCGCGGGGGTCGAGAAGATTTTCAGCGCCGCGCCCAACGTCGGCTTCCTCGCCCACGCCGCCGGGCTCGCCGCCCAGCGCGCGCTGCCGACGACCGGCGCCGCGCAGGCGGCCACGATGGAGCGGCTGATGTGGAACGACCGCATCGACGCCCTGATGACCGTGCTGTTCATCGCGGTGGTGCTGATAATCCTGGCCGACTCGATGCGGGTGTGGCTGGGCGTCGCACTCCGGCGCGCCGCCGCCCACCCGGCCGAGGAGGTGGCGGCGTAG
- the dnaX gene encoding DNA polymerase III subunit gamma/tau: protein MALDPSSHLVLARKWRPERFAELVGQEHVTRTLSQALQSGRIAHAFLFTGIRGVGKTTAARILARCLNCAKGPTPEPCGECAACVEIREGRALDVVEIDGATYRKIDDARAIIENLSYRPARDRFKIYIIDEAHQLTDQAFNALLKTLEEPPAHVKFILATTEPQKMPETILSRLQRYDFRRIPLATTLARLNELAAREGVEIEESAIRLLAREAGGSMRDAERMLETAIAALGDKITESAIAASLGVAGRSTVFKLAQAILERDAAAALAAVREQHRAGANLEALGRDLLETLRNLAVAKLPTGGDLDPLADIADHEAAELRRMAERPSGRDLMRLFRLMADAQEQIVRSPYPDLLLEMAVVRMATLAPVMDADELLRALGAAGGAAGGIPPAAPPAASGGSGARAVSARAPEPTGAALPAGGARLLRVEGEVKADAPRRGASAATAAGIATPPGAARLAGSPPAAFSRPVAAPTGADLPELRDFIRARRAALAGFMEQGAALALDGDVLRVIPRNDIYIRYLSDNRGAIAELASELYGRKLRVEVSLDGEAGAAAAAAATAPVAEVAAGRASAGAATAVAADADGPPEIGGRARGEEALPSSAKVEAEAQPRPAPIDRQALYADPVVRRIFDEFHARLVDIRERPAAAAPAPGTTQSPDTQEAASASPGRASEE, encoded by the coding sequence ATGGCTCTCGACCCTTCATCGCACCTGGTGCTGGCGCGCAAATGGCGCCCAGAGCGCTTCGCCGAGCTGGTTGGCCAGGAGCACGTCACTCGCACGCTCAGCCAGGCGCTGCAAAGCGGGAGAATCGCCCACGCTTTCCTCTTCACCGGCATTCGCGGGGTGGGCAAGACGACCGCCGCGCGCATCCTCGCCCGCTGCCTCAACTGCGCCAAGGGGCCGACGCCCGAGCCATGCGGCGAGTGCGCCGCCTGCGTCGAAATCCGCGAGGGGCGCGCGCTTGACGTGGTCGAGATCGACGGCGCCACCTACCGCAAGATCGACGACGCGCGCGCGATCATCGAGAACCTCAGCTACCGCCCGGCGCGCGACCGTTTCAAGATCTACATCATCGACGAGGCCCATCAGCTCACCGACCAGGCCTTCAACGCGCTGCTCAAGACGCTCGAAGAGCCGCCCGCCCACGTCAAGTTTATCCTGGCAACGACCGAGCCGCAGAAGATGCCCGAGACGATCCTGTCGCGGCTGCAGCGCTACGACTTCCGGCGCATCCCGCTGGCGACGACGCTGGCGCGGCTAAACGAGCTGGCGGCGCGCGAGGGGGTCGAAATCGAGGAGTCCGCGATACGCCTGCTCGCGCGCGAGGCCGGCGGCAGTATGCGCGACGCCGAACGGATGCTCGAGACCGCGATCGCCGCGCTCGGCGACAAGATAACCGAGAGCGCGATCGCCGCCTCGCTCGGTGTGGCGGGGCGCAGCACGGTGTTCAAGCTGGCGCAGGCGATCCTCGAGCGGGACGCGGCGGCGGCACTCGCCGCGGTCCGCGAGCAGCATCGGGCGGGCGCCAATCTCGAAGCGCTCGGGCGCGACCTGCTCGAGACGCTGCGCAACCTGGCGGTCGCCAAGCTGCCGACGGGCGGCGACCTCGACCCGCTCGCCGACATTGCCGACCATGAGGCTGCTGAATTGCGCCGGATGGCCGAGCGGCCGAGCGGGCGCGACCTGATGCGGTTGTTCCGTCTGATGGCCGACGCGCAGGAGCAGATCGTGCGTTCGCCCTATCCCGATCTGTTGTTGGAGATGGCGGTGGTGCGAATGGCGACGCTGGCACCGGTGATGGACGCCGACGAGCTGCTGCGTGCGCTGGGCGCGGCAGGGGGCGCGGCGGGCGGAATTCCGCCCGCCGCGCCCCCTGCCGCCTCCGGCGGCTCCGGGGCGCGCGCCGTCTCGGCGCGCGCCCCGGAGCCGACTGGCGCCGCGCTGCCGGCCGGCGGCGCGCGCCTGCTGCGCGTCGAGGGCGAGGTGAAGGCCGACGCCCCGCGCCGCGGCGCGTCGGCCGCCACCGCGGCGGGGATCGCGACGCCCCCGGGCGCCGCGCGGCTCGCCGGTTCGCCACCGGCGGCCTTCTCGCGGCCAGTGGCGGCGCCGACGGGCGCCGACCTACCCGAGTTGCGCGACTTTATCCGCGCGCGGCGCGCCGCGCTCGCCGGCTTCATGGAGCAGGGCGCCGCGCTAGCGCTCGACGGCGACGTTTTGCGCGTCATCCCGCGCAACGACATCTACATCCGCTATCTCAGCGACAACCGCGGAGCGATCGCCGAGCTGGCCTCCGAGCTCTACGGGCGCAAGCTGCGAGTTGAGGTGTCGCTCGACGGCGAAGCAGGCGCAGCCGCCGCGGCGGCCGCAACCGCGCCAGTTGCCGAGGTGGCAGCGGGGCGGGCGTCGGCCGGGGCGGCGACCGCTGTTGCCGCGGACGCCGACGGTCCACCGGAGATCGGCGGCAGGGCGCGCGGCGAAGAGGCGCTGCCTTCGTCAGCGAAAGTGGAGGCGGAGGCTCAGCCGCGCCCGGCCCCCATCGACCGCCAGGCGCTCTACGCCGACCCCGTTGTGCGCCGAATCTTCGACGAGTTCCACGCTCGCCTGGTCGATATCCGTGAGCGCCCGGCCGCCGCCGCGCCCGCGCCCGGCACGACGCAATCGCCAGACACGCAGGAAGCCGCCTCCGCCTCGCCGGGGCGCGCTTCGGAGGAGTAA
- a CDS encoding YbaB/EbfC family nucleoid-associated protein, which produces MADFDLSALFRQAQALQDKLKQVQEEAAAKTVEAQAGGGMVRVVVDGALRVRTVEIDPALVGSGDKTMMQDLIVVAVNDGIRRAQEMVAEEMGKLGPLAGLKLPGLFGGGD; this is translated from the coding sequence GTGGCCGACTTCGACCTTTCCGCCTTGTTCCGCCAGGCGCAGGCGCTTCAGGACAAGCTCAAACAGGTGCAGGAGGAGGCCGCGGCGAAGACCGTCGAGGCGCAGGCGGGCGGCGGGATGGTGCGTGTGGTGGTTGACGGCGCGCTGCGCGTACGCACGGTCGAGATCGATCCGGCCCTCGTTGGCTCGGGCGACAAGACGATGATGCAGGACCTGATCGTGGTTGCGGTCAACGACGGGATACGCCGCGCACAGGAGATGGTGGCCGAGGAGATGGGCAAGCTCGGGCCGCTGGCCGGACTCAAACTGCCGGGGCTGTTCGGCGGCGGCGACTAG
- the recR gene encoding recombination mediator RecR, whose translation MADNNLKRADGLPPAMMRLVRELSRLPGIGEKTASRLAFNLLNRPRDEVIALAEALLEMKERVGLCSECFALSDAPRCRICEDPAREHDVICVVEGPADLMAIERARSFAGVYHVLHGALAPLDGVGPDDLKIKELLARLENPAAVREVIIATNATVEGEATALYLARLLKPLGVKATRLARGLPAGGDLEYSDTATLSSALTNRREM comes from the coding sequence ATGGCCGACAATAACCTCAAGCGCGCAGACGGGTTGCCGCCCGCGATGATGCGGCTGGTGCGTGAGCTCTCGCGCCTGCCCGGGATCGGCGAGAAGACCGCCTCGCGCCTGGCCTTCAACCTGCTCAACCGCCCGCGCGACGAGGTTATCGCGCTTGCCGAGGCGCTGCTCGAGATGAAGGAGCGGGTGGGGCTGTGCTCGGAGTGCTTTGCGCTCTCCGACGCGCCGCGATGCCGCATCTGTGAGGACCCGGCGCGCGAGCACGACGTGATCTGCGTGGTCGAAGGGCCGGCCGACCTGATGGCGATCGAACGCGCGCGCAGCTTCGCCGGCGTCTATCATGTCCTGCACGGCGCGCTCGCCCCGCTCGACGGCGTTGGCCCCGACGACCTCAAAATCAAGGAACTGCTCGCGCGGCTGGAGAATCCGGCGGCGGTGCGCGAAGTAATAATCGCGACCAACGCGACGGTCGAGGGCGAGGCGACGGCGCTCTACCTCGCCCGCCTGCTCAAGCCGTTGGGGGTTAAGGCGACGCGGCTCGCGCGCGGACTGCCCGCCGGCGGCGACCTCGAATACAGCGATACGGCCACGCTCTCCAGCGCGCTGACCAACCGGCGCGAAATGTAG
- a CDS encoding superoxide dismutase, giving the protein MAFELPKLPYAMDALAPHISAETLEFHHGKHHAAYVNNLNNLIKGGKFENARLEEIIKGAGPGGLFNNAAQHFNHSFYWTSMKPGGGGEPGGKVGDAIKKAFGDFAAFKKKFSDTATTHFGSGWAWLVQKADGALDVIATHDADSPVAHGITPILTCDVWEHAYYIDYRNLRAKYVEAWWNLVNWDFAASNLK; this is encoded by the coding sequence ATGGCCTTTGAACTGCCCAAGCTGCCCTACGCGATGGACGCGCTGGCGCCCCATATTTCCGCTGAGACGCTTGAGTTCCATCACGGCAAACATCACGCCGCCTATGTCAACAACCTCAACAACCTGATCAAGGGAGGCAAGTTCGAGAACGCCAGGCTCGAGGAGATCATCAAGGGCGCAGGCCCCGGCGGACTGTTCAACAACGCCGCCCAGCACTTTAATCACAGCTTTTACTGGACCTCGATGAAGCCGGGCGGCGGCGGCGAGCCTGGGGGCAAGGTCGGCGACGCAATCAAGAAGGCGTTCGGCGACTTCGCCGCGTTCAAAAAGAAGTTCTCCGATACCGCCACCACCCATTTCGGCAGCGGATGGGCCTGGCTGGTGCAGAAAGCCGATGGCGCACTCGACGTTATCGCGACCCACGACGCTGACTCGCCGGTCGCCCATGGGATCACGCCGATCCTTACCTGCGACGTATGGGAGCACGCCTACTACATCGACTACCGCAACCTGCGCGCCAAGTACGTCGAGGCGTGGTGGAACCTGGTCAACTGGGACTTCGCCGCTTCCAACCTGAAATAG
- a CDS encoding SDR family NAD(P)-dependent oxidoreductase, producing MQLLGGRVAIVTGGSGALGRAVTEHFLVSGARVAVPYIIDAEVPLLERRLGGRFPSSQIMLRKCDVGVEEQVAALVEELARAWGRIDVLVNLVGGFWGGKPVAETTLAEWQAMFDLNLRPTFLCCRAVVPVMKRNGWGRIVSVSSRSGLMGAGDFTAYAVAKGAIKTFTASLAEEVLADNIMVNAIAPSTIDTEANRKAMPKAKHENWVKPEDIARTIAYLCSEECRVTSGAVVPVYGKA from the coding sequence ATGCAACTTCTCGGAGGCCGCGTCGCGATCGTTACCGGCGGCTCGGGCGCGTTGGGCCGCGCTGTCACAGAGCATTTCCTTGTATCCGGCGCTCGCGTCGCCGTGCCTTACATCATCGATGCCGAAGTCCCGCTGCTTGAGCGGCGCCTCGGCGGCCGCTTCCCGTCCTCGCAAATCATGCTCCGCAAGTGCGACGTGGGGGTCGAGGAGCAGGTCGCGGCGCTGGTCGAAGAGCTCGCTCGCGCCTGGGGCAGGATTGATGTCCTGGTCAACCTGGTCGGAGGCTTCTGGGGCGGCAAGCCGGTTGCCGAGACTACGCTCGCCGAATGGCAGGCGATGTTCGACCTCAACCTCAGGCCGACGTTCCTGTGCTGTCGCGCGGTGGTGCCGGTTATGAAGCGCAACGGATGGGGGCGGATCGTTTCGGTCAGCTCGCGCAGCGGGCTCATGGGCGCCGGCGATTTCACCGCTTACGCGGTGGCCAAGGGCGCGATCAAGACCTTCACCGCCTCGCTCGCCGAAGAGGTGCTTGCCGATAACATCATGGTCAACGCGATCGCGCCGAGCACGATCGACACCGAAGCCAACCGTAAGGCGATGCCCAAGGCGAAGCACGAAAACTGGGTCAAGCCCGAGGACATCGCGCGCACCATCGCCTACCTCTGCTCGGAGGAGTGCCGGGTAACTTCTGGCGCGGTCGTTCCGGTTTACGGCAAGGCGTAA
- a CDS encoding Rrf2 family transcriptional regulator, producing MKFGVGVDYSLKALLMLADRYPSAQPLRVEEIAAVQGVPENYLRRLLIELKRGGLVVSQKGPSGGYMLARPPARITMADVVEIIEGDYTPVECLEEGANSVCPRDGGCAMRDVWREVRESVVAILRRATLQSLAERRKSALMYQI from the coding sequence ATGAAATTCGGCGTTGGGGTCGACTACTCGCTCAAGGCGCTGCTGATGCTGGCCGACAGATACCCGAGCGCGCAGCCGCTCCGGGTCGAAGAGATCGCCGCCGTGCAGGGGGTGCCGGAGAACTACCTGCGCCGGCTGCTGATCGAGCTCAAGCGCGGCGGGCTGGTGGTCAGCCAGAAGGGGCCGAGCGGCGGATACATGCTGGCGCGTCCGCCAGCGCGGATCACGATGGCCGACGTGGTCGAGATTATCGAGGGCGATTACACGCCGGTCGAATGTCTGGAAGAAGGCGCGAACTCGGTCTGCCCGCGCGACGGCGGGTGTGCGATGCGCGACGTATGGCGCGAGGTACGTGAGAGCGTGGTTGCGATTCTGCGCCGCGCAACGCTCCAGTCACTCGCAGAGCGGCGCAAATCCGCGCTGATGTATCAGATCTAA